Proteins co-encoded in one Arachis hypogaea cultivar Tifrunner chromosome 11, arahy.Tifrunner.gnm2.J5K5, whole genome shotgun sequence genomic window:
- the LOC112721554 gene encoding AT-hook motif nuclear-localized protein 1, giving the protein MESSAGGISGGVTVVGSDAPSEYQIAPRTENPSPAGGSAAPIPAPAPTNQGGALPHPPPHMAKMTSPPATALGKKKRGRPRKYGPDGSVVALSPKPISSSAPLALPPVIDFSAETKRGKVKAAGTVSRAKFEVENLGEWVACSVGANFTPHFITVNPGEDVTMKVISFSQQGPRAICILSANGVISSVTLRQPDSSGGTLTYEGRFEILSLSGSFTPSETAGTRSRSGGMSVSLAGPDGRVIGGGVAGLLVAASPVQVVVGSFLAGNQHEQKPRKPKPDIIASTVMPAASVPVSTADPVAVLQSQASFRGDSWSAVPADVNKNKPADINVSLPGG; this is encoded by the exons ATGGAGTCGAGCGCCGGCGGCATCAGCGGCGGCGTTACGGTGGTCGGATCAGATGCTCCGTCGGAGTATCAAATAGCTCCGAGGACAGAGAACCCTTCTCCGGCAGGAGGATCGGCCGCGCCAATCCCTGCGCCAGCTCCGACGAACCAAGGCGGTGCTCTGCCGCATCCTCCGCCACATATGGCGAAGATGACATCGCCTCCGGCAACAGCgctggggaagaagaagagagggcgGCCCAGAAAGTATGGCCCAGACGGGTCAGTGGTGGCGCTGTCCCCAAAGCCAATATCGTCTTCGGCACCGCTGGCGTTGCCGCCGGTGATCGATTTCTCGGCGGAGACGAAGCGCGGGAAGGTGAAGGCGGCTGGTACAGTGAGCAGAGCCAAGTTTGAGGTTGAGAATTTAG GTGAATGGGTTGCATGCTCGGTTGGTGCTAATTTCACACCCCATTTCATCACTGTTAATCCTGGGGAG GATGTTACTATGAAGGTAATATCATTTTCTCAGCAAGGCCCACGAGCTATATGCATTTTGTCAGCAAATGGAGTCATATCAAGTGTTACACTTCGTCAGCCCGATTCTTCTGGTGGCACATTGACGTATGAG GGACGTTTTGAAATTCTATCTCTAAGCGGCTCGTTCACACCAAGTGAAACTGCAGGAACACGAAGCAGATCGGGTGGCATGAGTGTCTCTTTAGCAGGTCCAGATGGACGAGTTATAGGTGGTGGAGTCGCTGGTCTATTGGTGGCTGCAAGTCCCGTGCAG GTAGTGGTTGGAAGTTTTCTAGCAGGGAACCAACATGAGCAAAAGCCAAGAAAACCAAAACCTGATATTATAGCATCAACTGTGATGCCGGCTGCGAGTGTTCCTGTGTCAACGGCCGATCCAGTTGCTGTTCTGCAATCGCAGGCTTCCTTCCGAGGAGATAGTTGGTCTGCTGTTCCTGCAGATGTGAATAAGAACAAGCCGGCTGACATTAATGTGTCGCTTCCTGGAGGGTAA